One window of Dehalobacterium formicoaceticum genomic DNA carries:
- a CDS encoding DUF5320 domain-containing protein translates to MPRRDGTGPMGAGSMTGRGLGLCTGANAVKYGAGLGMGLGLGLACRRGFGRGFGRGFAFNHTSSKTQKELLNEQKTILQDRLEVIDKQLENL, encoded by the coding sequence ATGCCGAGAAGAGACGGAACCGGTCCAATGGGTGCGGGATCAATGACTGGAAGAGGATTAGGGCTTTGCACAGGTGCTAATGCAGTTAAGTACGGAGCTGGTCTCGGAATGGGATTAGGTCTTGGACTTGCTTGCAGACGTGGTTTCGGTCGTGGCTTTGGTAGAGGATTTGCATTTAACCATACCTCCTCAAAAACACAAAAAGAGCTGCTGAACGAACAGAAAACCATTTTGCAGGATCGACTCGAAGTTATTGATAAGCAATTGGAGAACCTATAA
- a CDS encoding DUF134 domain-containing protein, whose protein sequence is MARPMKWRKVCCLPESNRFGPLDSPADAENHVNMTVDEYETIRLIDLEGFTQEECAKQMNIARSTVQGIYIEARKKLAESLVNGKVLLIEGGEYRLCKGLGNGCGRGCHRHRRGGRFTVDEDRGG, encoded by the coding sequence ATGGCGAGACCGATGAAGTGGAGAAAAGTTTGCTGTTTGCCTGAAAGTAATAGATTTGGGCCTCTTGATTCACCTGCCGACGCAGAAAACCATGTAAATATGACTGTTGACGAATATGAAACCATAAGACTTATCGACTTGGAAGGCTTCACTCAAGAAGAGTGCGCCAAGCAAATGAATATTGCTCGTAGCACCGTTCAAGGCATTTATATCGAGGCCAGAAAAAAGCTGGCTGAATCTTTAGTAAATGGAAAGGTGCTTTTGATTGAGGGTGGCGAATACCGGCTTTGCAAAGGATTAGGGAATGGTTGTGGTCGTGGCTGTCATAGGCATAGGCGTGGAGGGCGCTTTACTGTTGATGAGGATAGAGGTGGTTGA
- a CDS encoding iron-sulfur cluster assembly scaffold protein translates to MYSEKVIEHFMCPQNAHSMPDADAEGSYGDPSCGDYLTVYLKVKDNRIEEISYLVFGCCASIATSSMTSVLAKGKTLEEALNITEEDIIQALDGLPENKVHCSNLGVSALRSAIENYLNKNRTEDSYENSNSSR, encoded by the coding sequence ATATATTCAGAAAAAGTAATCGAGCATTTTATGTGTCCGCAAAATGCCCATAGTATGCCCGATGCAGATGCTGAAGGAAGCTACGGTGATCCTTCCTGCGGAGATTATCTGACCGTTTATTTAAAGGTGAAAGATAACCGCATAGAAGAAATCAGCTATCTTGTATTTGGTTGTTGTGCTTCAATTGCAACATCCAGTATGACATCGGTATTAGCAAAGGGTAAAACCTTAGAGGAAGCATTGAATATTACGGAAGAAGATATTATCCAGGCTTTAGATGGACTTCCTGAAAATAAGGTTCATTGCTCAAATTTAGGTGTGAGTGCGCTACGCAGCGCAATTGAGAATTATTTAAACAAAAATAGAACGGAGGATTCTTATGAAAATAGCAATTCCAGTAGATGA
- a CDS encoding NifB/NifX family molybdenum-iron cluster-binding protein: MKIAIPVDEKTLESNVCVSFGRTPYFLIYDVETKESIFIDNSAATSTGGAGIKAAQIIVDNKASALLTPRLGANAADVLKPAEIKIYKTATTSAKNNIDAFIDGKLPLLDEFHAGFHGHGGN; encoded by the coding sequence ATGAAAATAGCAATTCCAGTAGATGAGAAAACTTTGGAGTCGAATGTATGTGTATCCTTTGGACGTACTCCCTATTTTCTTATTTATGATGTAGAAACTAAGGAAAGTATATTTATTGACAACAGTGCGGCAACAAGCACAGGAGGTGCCGGGATTAAAGCTGCACAAATAATAGTAGATAACAAAGCAAGTGCTTTACTCACTCCCCGCTTAGGTGCAAATGCTGCTGACGTGCTAAAACCCGCTGAAATCAAAATCTATAAAACGGCAACTACTTCAGCCAAAAATAATATTGATGCTTTTATCGATGGGAAATTACCTTTGTTGGATGAATTTCATGCCGGATTTCACGGGCACGGGGGCAATTAA
- a CDS encoding 4Fe-4S binding protein, which produces MRIAVLSGKGGTGKTLVSVNLAAIAKASTYIDCDVEEPNGHLFFKPEGIQEEEISVKIPEVDHELCNGCRKCVDFCNFNALAYIKNKLIVFDDVCHSCGGCILVCPARALSEKAKVIGKIKKGVSGEVAVWTGVLNTGEATGIPIIKKLLEKSSEVNKQTFIDCPPGSACIVMESIKDADYCILVAEPTLFGVHNLNMVYDLVKLFNKPFGVLLNKCLEGENPAEKFCLEKNIKILGRIPFDNELGTLNSNAEIAVNKNEEYRELFSSLLNNVTKEVQHETTTNP; this is translated from the coding sequence ATGAGAATAGCTGTGCTAAGCGGCAAGGGCGGCACAGGAAAAACACTGGTATCGGTGAATTTAGCAGCGATAGCGAAAGCATCCACATATATAGACTGTGATGTAGAAGAGCCGAATGGACATCTGTTTTTTAAGCCTGAAGGAATTCAAGAAGAAGAAATATCAGTAAAGATTCCAGAAGTTGATCATGAGTTATGCAATGGATGTCGAAAGTGCGTTGATTTTTGCAACTTTAACGCCCTTGCCTATATTAAAAACAAACTGATTGTCTTTGACGATGTGTGCCACTCCTGCGGTGGCTGTATCTTGGTTTGTCCTGCAAGGGCACTATCAGAGAAAGCAAAGGTTATTGGCAAAATTAAAAAAGGTGTTTCTGGCGAAGTGGCGGTATGGACAGGAGTATTGAACACCGGTGAAGCTACGGGTATTCCTATCATAAAAAAGCTACTTGAGAAAAGTTCGGAAGTAAATAAGCAGACATTTATCGACTGTCCACCAGGAAGCGCTTGTATCGTGATGGAGAGCATCAAAGATGCGGACTATTGCATACTGGTGGCTGAGCCGACATTGTTTGGTGTTCATAACCTCAATATGGTATACGATCTGGTCAAGTTATTTAATAAGCCATTTGGGGTGCTTCTTAACAAATGTTTGGAAGGAGAAAATCCTGCTGAGAAGTTTTGCTTGGAAAAAAATATCAAGATTTTAGGCAGGATTCCATTTGACAATGAACTTGGAACCTTGAACTCAAATGCGGAAATCGCCGTTAATAAAAATGAGGAATACCGGGAATTGTTTTCTTCTCTGCTTAACAATGTGACAAAGGAGGTGCAGCATGAAACAACTACTAATCCTTAG
- a CDS encoding ATP-binding protein, whose translation MKQLLILSGKGGTGKTTIASAFIKLADAKAYADCDVDAPNLHLITGWSVKPAKKDYYGLPKAVIDPELCIKCDQCRQNCRFDAISIDEKYKVDHFACEGCGVCEYVCPVEAITMKPAVAGELMLYSDGEKVFSTAQLKMGSGTSGMLVTEVKKQMKAAAADAELAIIDGSPGIGCPVIASLSGVDMVLIVAEPSISGISDMERIINTAAKFGTKTAVCINKYDTSIENTEKIERFCKKQGLPFIGRIPFDSNAVKAINNGQTVVDIDCISGTAVKEVYHKTMNLLFEKGGG comes from the coding sequence ATGAAACAACTACTAATCCTTAGCGGTAAAGGCGGCACCGGAAAAACGACAATAGCAAGTGCGTTTATAAAGCTTGCTGATGCCAAAGCATATGCGGATTGTGATGTAGATGCGCCTAACCTGCACCTCATTACCGGATGGAGTGTTAAACCTGCAAAAAAAGATTATTATGGGCTACCAAAAGCAGTGATAGATCCGGAACTTTGCATTAAATGCGATCAGTGTAGGCAAAACTGCCGATTTGATGCTATTTCAATAGATGAAAAATACAAAGTGGATCATTTCGCATGTGAAGGCTGCGGCGTTTGTGAGTATGTTTGTCCTGTGGAAGCGATAACTATGAAACCGGCAGTGGCCGGGGAATTGATGCTGTATTCTGATGGAGAAAAAGTTTTTTCAACAGCGCAACTAAAAATGGGCAGTGGTACCTCCGGAATGCTTGTAACTGAGGTGAAAAAGCAAATGAAGGCTGCGGCAGCCGATGCGGAACTTGCCATTATTGATGGATCTCCCGGAATAGGCTGTCCTGTCATCGCATCACTTAGTGGTGTGGATATGGTTTTGATAGTCGCAGAACCTTCTATATCAGGTATCAGCGATATGGAGCGCATTATAAATACAGCAGCGAAATTCGGGACGAAGACAGCGGTATGTATCAACAAATATGATACCAGCATTGAAAACACAGAAAAGATTGAACGGTTTTGTAAAAAACAAGGGCTGCCTTTTATCGGTAGGATACCTTTCGACTCCAATGCCGTGAAAGCGATTAATAATGGTCAAACCGTTGTAGATATAGACTGCATATCGGGGACGGCGGTTAAAGAGGTTTATCACAAAACAATGAATCTACTCTTTGAAAAAGGTGGTGGCTAA
- a CDS encoding MBL fold metallo-hydrolase yields MLIKTLVENTSISKDFGSEHGLSLYVETKKHKILFDVGASDLFLQNAKKLNVNIADVDFLVISHGHYDHGGGLKTFLKENTKAEVFLHRLAFEKHYAIRPNDELEFVGLDEDLKQNKQIILTSDRFFINSGIQVFSNIVQKEPRPKSNSGLLKEYKGQTIADIFAHEQNLVVEEDGKTLLVTGCAHNGIINILEHFHTLKGRMPGYVIGGFHLSSRSGGNEDSEMIDRIGKYLMGTQAKFYTCHCTGIEPYKRLKAIMGDSINYLSAGSEIVF; encoded by the coding sequence ATGCTTATTAAAACGTTGGTTGAAAACACCTCGATATCAAAAGACTTTGGCAGCGAGCATGGCCTTAGCTTGTATGTAGAAACAAAAAAACACAAAATATTGTTTGATGTGGGCGCAAGCGATTTGTTTCTTCAAAATGCAAAAAAGCTTAATGTGAATATTGCTGATGTTGACTTTCTTGTGATTTCGCATGGACACTATGACCACGGCGGAGGGCTAAAAACCTTTTTGAAAGAAAACACAAAAGCCGAGGTATTTCTACATCGTCTCGCTTTTGAAAAGCACTATGCTATTCGTCCAAATGATGAATTGGAATTTGTCGGTCTTGATGAAGATCTGAAGCAAAACAAACAAATTATCCTCACGTCAGACCGTTTCTTTATTAACAGTGGAATCCAAGTATTCTCTAATATCGTCCAAAAAGAGCCACGCCCAAAATCAAACAGTGGTTTGCTCAAGGAATATAAGGGGCAAACGATAGCTGATATCTTTGCACATGAACAAAACCTCGTGGTAGAGGAAGACGGGAAAACCCTATTAGTAACAGGCTGCGCTCATAATGGTATCATAAATATACTTGAGCATTTTCACACGCTAAAAGGCCGAATGCCGGGCTATGTGATAGGTGGATTTCATCTTTCCAGCCGCTCAGGCGGAAACGAGGACTCTGAAATGATAGATAGAATTGGTAAATACCTGATGGGTACACAAGCAAAGTTTTACACCTGCCATTGCACAGGTATCGAGCCTTATAAAAGGCTGAAAGCTATTATGGGTGATAGCATCAATTATCTGTCAGCAGGCAGTGAAATTGTATTTTAA
- a CDS encoding Mrp/NBP35 family ATP-binding protein produces the protein MSENCNQSCSSCSEDCAERKEQKTDFSEKLHEMSSVKKVIGVVSGKGGVGKSLVTSMLAVTMNRMNYHTAILDADVTGPSIPKAFGIREKASGSEFGLFPVKTKTGIDIMSVNLLLENDTDPVVWRGPIIAGTVKQFWTDVIWSDVDFMFIDMPPGTGDVPLTVFQSIAVDGIIVVTSPQELVSMIVSKAVKMAEMMNIPIIGLVENMSYFKCPDNGKDYQIFGESHIEEIAEKHNLKVLAKLPIDPKISAACDKGMIELFDGNWFEPVAKILEKMEEN, from the coding sequence ATGAGCGAAAATTGCAATCAAAGCTGTAGCAGTTGTTCGGAGGACTGCGCAGAACGAAAAGAACAAAAAACGGATTTCTCCGAGAAGCTGCATGAGATGAGCAGTGTAAAAAAGGTTATTGGTGTTGTCAGCGGCAAAGGTGGTGTCGGTAAATCACTTGTTACCTCTATGCTTGCAGTTACCATGAACAGGATGAACTATCATACTGCGATTCTTGATGCGGATGTCACCGGGCCTTCTATCCCTAAGGCATTTGGTATCAGGGAGAAAGCCTCAGGCAGTGAATTCGGTCTATTCCCTGTTAAAACAAAGACTGGGATTGATATTATGTCTGTCAATTTGCTTTTAGAAAACGACACTGATCCGGTTGTCTGGAGAGGGCCAATTATTGCTGGCACAGTAAAGCAGTTTTGGACAGATGTTATTTGGAGCGATGTAGATTTTATGTTTATTGATATGCCACCGGGCACCGGCGATGTTCCCCTTACGGTATTTCAGTCTATTGCTGTTGATGGGATTATTGTTGTGACCTCACCACAGGAGCTTGTATCCATGATCGTATCAAAGGCTGTTAAAATGGCTGAGATGATGAATATCCCTATTATCGGTCTGGTGGAAAACATGTCCTACTTTAAATGCCCTGATAATGGAAAGGACTATCAGATATTTGGCGAAAGTCATATTGAAGAAATTGCCGAAAAACATAATTTAAAGGTTCTTGCTAAGTTACCTATCGACCCAAAAATTTCGGCTGCATGTGACAAGGGTATGATAGAGCTTTTCGATGGCAATTGGTTTGAGCCGGTTGCAAAAATCTTAGAAAAAATGGAGGAAAACTAA
- a CDS encoding NifB/NifX family molybdenum-iron cluster-binding protein, translated as MLKIAVASENGMVTEHFGHCEGFMIFDTENNQIIKSETVANPGHRPGFLPNFLADRGVNVIISGGMGGGAVEIFNERNVEVVVGAKGDAKAAVEAYLQGSLKSTGSVCHEHQHHDECGE; from the coding sequence ATGCTGAAAATTGCAGTAGCAAGCGAAAATGGAATGGTGACTGAGCACTTTGGACATTGCGAAGGTTTCATGATTTTTGATACTGAAAATAATCAAATCATCAAAAGCGAAACCGTTGCTAACCCCGGGCATAGGCCTGGATTCTTACCTAACTTTCTTGCTGATCGTGGTGTAAATGTCATCATCAGCGGTGGTATGGGCGGAGGCGCGGTTGAGATTTTTAATGAAAGGAACGTTGAAGTTGTTGTAGGAGCAAAAGGTGATGCTAAAGCAGCAGTAGAAGCGTACTTGCAGGGCTCCCTTAAATCTACTGGTTCCGTTTGTCATGAGCATCAGCATCATGATGAATGTGGGGAATAA
- a CDS encoding WbqC family protein codes for MREKVGIMQPYFFPYIGYWQLINAVDRYVIRNDVNFIKGGWIHRNKILINGEGHFINLPLRKASSNKYINEIEILNDASNINKILRKIESAYRKAPYYQDVFPVLEKIITQDEENLAKYLQYLIKEICRYLSIETKIYVASEIEMTPGLKGQDRVIDICKILQAELYINAIGGKELYSHEEFNNQGMQLRFLKTSDIMYHQAKDEFVPNLSIIDVMMFNEQKKIKEMLNKYELVE; via the coding sequence GTGAGGGAAAAAGTCGGTATTATGCAGCCTTATTTTTTTCCGTATATTGGATATTGGCAATTAATTAATGCTGTAGACAGATACGTAATCCGAAATGACGTAAATTTCATCAAAGGTGGCTGGATCCACAGAAATAAAATTTTGATTAACGGAGAAGGTCATTTTATAAATTTGCCGTTGCGCAAAGCAAGTTCAAATAAATACATCAATGAAATTGAAATTTTAAACGATGCTTCCAATATTAATAAAATTCTGAGAAAGATTGAATCTGCATATAGAAAAGCACCATATTATCAAGATGTTTTCCCTGTCCTGGAAAAGATTATTACTCAGGATGAAGAAAACCTGGCGAAATATCTGCAATACTTAATCAAAGAGATTTGCAGATATTTATCTATTGAAACTAAAATTTACGTTGCTTCGGAGATAGAAATGACGCCAGGATTAAAAGGACAAGACAGGGTTATAGATATATGCAAGATCTTACAAGCAGAATTATATATTAATGCAATTGGTGGAAAGGAATTATACAGTCATGAGGAATTTAATAACCAAGGGATGCAGCTTAGATTCTTAAAAACCAGTGATATCATGTATCACCAGGCCAAGGATGAATTTGTTCCCAACCTATCCATAATTGACGTGATGATGTTTAATGAGCAAAAGAAAATTAAAGAAATGCTTAACAAATATGAATTAGTTGAATAA
- a CDS encoding ATP-grasp domain-containing protein, producing MNILLTAVGRRSYLVHYFKEVLGRNGQVHAANSNLDSIALQDADKAVITPLSFDDEYIPFLMEYCRKHHIRAIIPRLDIDLPILSKRKKEFESIGVKVIVSNEEVIAVCNDKWATYQFLLKHGFHTPRTFLSIQDALEAVKCHELSFPIMIKPRWGAGSLGIFEADNQEELYVLHQKTKKKIAENYIKVVSQQDPKRSVIIQEKLNGEEYGLDIINDLEGNFQSVSIKKKYEMRGGETDFAEIVEHKDLEETGQKISRDLGHISIIDVDAFLVEGVPFVLEMNPRFGGGYPFSHIGGVDLPKAIISWLKGEQVAVSSLQAKPGVIGIKDMTTVRLKSCQ from the coding sequence ATGAATATTTTGTTAACAGCCGTCGGTCGGCGAAGTTATCTGGTTCATTATTTCAAAGAAGTTTTGGGAAGAAATGGACAAGTTCATGCTGCCAACAGCAACTTAGATTCCATTGCTTTACAGGATGCGGATAAAGCTGTCATTACTCCTTTATCTTTTGATGATGAGTATATCCCCTTTCTAATGGAATATTGTCGAAAACATCATATCAGAGCAATTATCCCTCGCTTGGATATTGATTTGCCGATATTATCAAAAAGGAAAAAGGAGTTTGAATCAATTGGCGTGAAGGTTATTGTTTCCAACGAGGAAGTTATTGCAGTATGTAATGATAAGTGGGCAACATATCAATTTTTATTAAAACATGGTTTCCATACTCCCCGTACTTTTCTCTCCATTCAAGATGCCTTGGAGGCTGTTAAATGCCATGAGCTATCTTTTCCTATAATGATTAAACCAAGATGGGGCGCTGGATCCTTGGGAATCTTTGAAGCAGATAACCAGGAAGAATTATATGTATTGCATCAGAAGACGAAAAAAAAGATTGCCGAAAACTATATTAAGGTTGTTTCCCAGCAAGATCCCAAGAGATCTGTTATTATCCAGGAAAAACTAAACGGAGAGGAATATGGATTGGATATCATTAACGATTTGGAAGGAAATTTTCAGAGTGTTTCTATTAAAAAGAAATATGAAATGCGCGGTGGGGAAACGGATTTTGCTGAGATTGTGGAGCATAAAGATTTAGAAGAAACGGGGCAAAAAATTAGCAGGGATTTAGGTCATATTTCGATTATTGATGTGGATGCTTTCCTTGTAGAGGGTGTTCCTTTTGTGCTGGAGATGAACCCAAGATTTGGCGGGGGATATCCTTTTAGTCATATTGGTGGCGTCGATCTGCCCAAGGCAATTATAAGCTGGCTTAAGGGAGAGCAGGTGGCAGTGTCCTCTTTACAAGCTAAACCCGGTGTGATTGGTATCAAAGATATGACTACGGTAAGGTTAAAGTCTTGCCAATAA
- a CDS encoding TatD family hydrolase: MNTVVLFDTHAHLNDPAFAGDLEAVIEQAGEAGVKRIATVGYDLPSSVQAIKLAKRFKGIYAVIGLHPHDATALDEDSLYQLEVYAREPEVVAIGEIGLDYYRDHSPRDVQQEAFRKQIRLAKKLGKPIVIHDREAHGDTMQIIKEEKGGINGGIFHCFSGSWEMARQCITLGFHISMAGPVTFKNANKLLEVAKMVPLDRLLVETDCPYLTPHPYRGKRNEPARVRLVAERIAELRGISLEKLAEATTKNAMEVYQIAPELSLCHD, translated from the coding sequence GTGAATACAGTCGTGCTCTTTGATACCCATGCTCATTTAAATGATCCGGCATTTGCCGGAGATCTGGAGGCAGTGATTGAGCAGGCGGGCGAAGCGGGGGTTAAAAGAATCGCTACGGTAGGCTACGATCTGCCCTCCTCTGTGCAGGCTATCAAGCTTGCTAAAAGGTTTAAGGGGATTTATGCGGTAATTGGGTTGCATCCCCATGATGCCACCGCCCTTGATGAGGATTCCTTATATCAACTTGAAGTTTATGCCCGGGAACCGGAAGTAGTGGCTATTGGGGAAATCGGTCTCGATTATTATCGGGATCATTCCCCCCGGGATGTACAGCAGGAAGCTTTTCGCAAACAGATTCGCTTGGCGAAAAAATTGGGAAAGCCAATTGTGATTCATGATCGGGAAGCCCATGGTGACACTATGCAGATCATCAAAGAAGAAAAGGGCGGAATCAATGGGGGAATATTCCATTGTTTTTCCGGCAGTTGGGAGATGGCTCGGCAGTGTATCACTTTAGGGTTTCATATTTCTATGGCCGGACCGGTAACCTTTAAGAATGCCAATAAATTGTTGGAAGTGGCCAAGATGGTACCTCTGGACCGACTGCTGGTGGAAACAGACTGTCCTTACCTGACACCTCACCCTTATCGGGGCAAAAGAAATGAACCGGCTAGGGTGCGTCTGGTAGCAGAGAGAATTGCCGAGCTACGGGGAATATCTCTGGAAAAGCTGGCGGAAGCAACGACGAAAAATGCCATGGAGGTATATCAGATTGCCCCGGAGCTTAGTTTATGTCATGACTAA
- the metG gene encoding methionine--tRNA ligase produces MTKKSFYLTTPIYYPSGNLHIGHAYTTVAADALARYKRMQGYEVRFLTGTDEHGQKIERKAKEAGKAPLEFVDTIVAGIRNLWDKLLISHDDFIRTTEERHKKVVQEIFKRIYDQGDIYKSEYEGWYCTPCETFFTQRQLAENQTCPDCGRPVELVKEESYFFKMSKYADQLLQYIEEHPDFIQPVTRKHEMVNFVKQGLEDLCVSRTTFSWGIPVPIDGKHVIYVWFDALTNYISALGYGMEDDSLFRKFWPADVHLVGKDIMRFHTIIWPIILMAAGIELPKKVFGHGWVLLDSGKMSKSKGNVIDPLVLIDKYGVDAVRYFLLREVPFGQDGYYSEEALVNRINIDLANDFGNLISRSTAMVNKFLGGTVAAPGAGTEFDQELIDLAQATPAQVEKLMDKLEFSNALAEIWKLVNKANKYIDDAAPWSLNKDPQGREKLETVLYNLAEVIRLCTVMCTPMMPSLPEKVWVQMGIEGQEEIMGWDSLLWGKFPAGTKIHRGDPIFPRIDLKELEKDSEALEVSEASVPEESAQAEEKEEAIEEIMPEITIEDFAKIDLRVAEVLSCEKVKKADKLLQLSVKVGDEVRTVVSGIAEHYQPEELVGKKVIVVANLKPAKLRGIESRGMILAASHDGKLEVVTIDEITPGGTVR; encoded by the coding sequence ATGACCAAGAAAAGCTTTTATCTGACGACACCTATTTATTATCCCAGCGGTAATTTACATATTGGACACGCTTATACCACCGTAGCAGCAGATGCATTGGCTCGTTATAAAAGGATGCAGGGTTATGAGGTGCGCTTTTTGACAGGCACGGATGAACACGGGCAAAAGATAGAACGTAAAGCCAAGGAGGCAGGAAAGGCACCCTTGGAGTTTGTCGATACGATTGTAGCGGGCATTAGAAATTTATGGGACAAGTTACTCATCTCTCATGACGATTTTATTAGAACTACTGAGGAAAGACATAAAAAGGTCGTGCAGGAGATCTTCAAAAGAATATATGATCAAGGGGATATTTATAAGTCGGAGTACGAGGGATGGTATTGCACCCCTTGTGAAACCTTTTTTACCCAGCGTCAGCTGGCAGAAAATCAGACCTGTCCTGATTGCGGTCGTCCTGTGGAACTGGTCAAAGAAGAGAGCTACTTCTTTAAGATGAGCAAATATGCCGATCAGTTGCTACAATATATTGAAGAGCATCCGGATTTTATTCAGCCGGTCACCCGAAAACATGAGATGGTCAATTTTGTTAAGCAAGGTCTGGAAGATTTATGTGTTTCCCGAACAACTTTTTCCTGGGGGATTCCAGTACCTATTGACGGGAAGCATGTGATTTATGTATGGTTTGATGCTTTAACCAACTATATTTCTGCTTTAGGCTATGGCATGGAGGATGATTCCTTATTCCGGAAGTTCTGGCCGGCGGATGTTCATTTAGTAGGTAAGGACATTATGCGTTTCCATACCATTATTTGGCCAATTATTCTAATGGCGGCCGGAATTGAGCTGCCCAAAAAGGTCTTTGGCCATGGCTGGGTGCTCCTGGACAGCGGCAAAATGTCCAAATCAAAAGGAAATGTAATTGATCCCTTGGTGCTGATTGACAAGTACGGTGTGGATGCCGTCCGTTATTTCTTATTAAGGGAAGTACCCTTTGGTCAGGATGGCTATTACTCTGAGGAGGCATTGGTGAATCGTATTAACATCGATTTGGCCAATGATTTTGGTAATCTCATCAGCCGTTCCACGGCAATGGTGAACAAATTTTTAGGGGGGACAGTAGCTGCTCCCGGAGCAGGAACTGAATTTGATCAGGAACTGATTGATTTGGCCCAAGCAACCCCGGCCCAAGTGGAAAAACTCATGGATAAGCTGGAATTTAGCAATGCATTGGCAGAAATTTGGAAATTGGTCAATAAAGCCAATAAGTATATCGATGATGCGGCCCCCTGGAGTTTGAACAAAGATCCCCAAGGAAGAGAAAAGTTAGAAACGGTCCTTTACAATCTGGCCGAAGTCATTCGTTTATGCACCGTGATGTGCACGCCGATGATGCCTTCTCTCCCGGAAAAAGTATGGGTTCAAATGGGTATAGAGGGACAGGAAGAAATTATGGGCTGGGACAGCTTGCTTTGGGGCAAATTCCCTGCCGGTACCAAGATTCATCGGGGAGATCCTATTTTCCCCCGCATTGACCTTAAAGAACTGGAAAAGGACTCTGAGGCTTTAGAGGTCTCTGAAGCCTCTGTACCGGAAGAGTCGGCACAGGCAGAAGAAAAAGAGGAAGCTATTGAAGAAATCATGCCGGAAATCACCATTGAGGATTTTGCCAAGATTGATCTGCGAGTGGCGGAAGTATTATCCTGTGAGAAGGTGAAAAAAGCGGATAAACTCCTCCAACTTAGCGTAAAGGTAGGAGATGAGGTGCGCACAGTTGTGTCCGGGATTGCAGAACATTATCAGCCGGAGGAATTGGTAGGGAAAAAGGTGATTGTGGTAGCCAATCTGAAACCGGCAAAACTCCGGGGCATAGAATCCCGGGGGATGATTTTGGCTGCCTCCCACGATGGCAAATTAGAAGTGGTTACAATAGATGAAATCACACCCGGCGGGACGGTAAGGTAG
- a CDS encoding AbrB/MazE/SpoVT family DNA-binding domain-containing protein codes for MIKSTGIVRKVDELGRVVLPIELRRTLGIDEKDALEIYVDNEKIILKKYEPACIFCGSAEDIQHFKGKNVCRECAASMNAEAV; via the coding sequence ATGATTAAATCCACAGGTATTGTTAGAAAAGTAGACGAACTGGGTCGGGTTGTTTTGCCCATCGAACTCAGAAGAACCCTAGGTATTGATGAAAAGGATGCTTTGGAAATCTATGTTGACAACGAAAAAATAATCTTGAAAAAGTATGAGCCTGCTTGTATTTTCTGCGGGAGTGCTGAAGACATACAACATTTCAAAGGTAAAAACGTTTGCCGCGAATGTGCAGCTTCCATGAATGCTGAAGCTGTATAA